A single window of Onychomys torridus chromosome 8, mOncTor1.1, whole genome shotgun sequence DNA harbors:
- the Tlcd3a gene encoding TLC domain-containing protein 3A isoform X1, translating to MLGGSVDEGGQAATTRGILRGARRARVHVLQGGPCTRPRRQTGDWAASRLDPAPAPARAYRGRRAGHAGERRGPAASAGGARVAAAGRGGRRLEIARAGRAASPEHAAQPAAALAPAPMLLTLASGALFFPGLFALSTWALRRSRPGWTDDDCLTVGTRLVSSVQAVLATGAGLIIICSCSDVVTDRHWLATEYVWFLIPYMIYDCYAMYLCEWCRTRDQKLRRATIFRNFLIENRLMVTHHAVILFVLVPVSQKLRGELGDFFVGCIFTAELSTPFVSLGRVLIQMKQQHTLLYKVNGILTLTTFLFCRILLFPFMYWSYSQHKGISMLRVPFNIPLHCNVANAILISPQLYWFSLLCKKAARLFDTAKAKKNG from the exons ATGCTCGGTGGATCGGTGGATGAGGGAGGGCAGGCGGCCACAACCCGCGGGATCCTCCGTGGCGCTCGTCGCGCCCGGGTGCACGTCCTGCAGGGAGGCCCCTGCACGCGCCCGCGGCGACAGACAGGGGACTGGGCAGCTTCACGACTAGACCCCGCCCCAGCTCCTGCCCGCGCCTATCGCGGCCGGCGCGCTGGTCACGCGGGGGAGCGCCGGGGGCCGGCGGCCAGTGCCGGCGGAGCCCGAGTGGCGGCGGCCGGGCGGGGCGGGAGGAGGTTAGAAATAGCGAGAGCGGGCCGCGCCGCCAGCCCCGAGCACGCTGCACAGCCAGCGGCCGCACTCGCACCCGCACCGATGCTGCTGACGCTGGCCAGCGGCGCGCTCTTCTTCCCGGGGCTCTTCGCGCTCAGCACCTGGGCGCTGCGCCGCTCGCGGCCGGGATGGACGGACGACGACTGCCTGACGGTCGGCACCAG GCTGGTGTCCTCGGTGCAGGCTGTGCTGGCCACCGGGGCGGGGCTCATCATCATCTGCTCCTGCAGCGACGTGGTCACAGACAG GCACTGGCTCGCCACAGAGTATGTCTGGTTTTTGATACCGTACATGATCTATGACTGCTATGCCATGTACCTCTGCGAATGGTGCCGAACCAGAGACCAGAAACTCAGACGGGCCACCATTTTCCGGAACTTCCTGATTGAAAACCGCCTAATGGTCACGCATCATGCGGTCATCCTGTTTGTCCTTGTGCCTGTCTCACAG aAGCTCCGCGGAGAACTTGGGGACTTCTTTGTCGGCTGCATCTTCACAGCAGAACTGAGTACTCCGTTTGTGTCACTGGGCAGAGTTCTGATTcag ATGAAGCAGCAGCATACCCTCCTTTACAAGGTCAATGGAATCCTCACGCTGACCACCTTCCTCTTCTGCCGGATCCTTCTTTTCCCCTTCATGTACTGGTCCTACAGCCAACACAAAGGAATAAGCATGCTCCGAGTGCCATTTAATATTCCTCTGCACTGCAATGTGGCCAATGCCATCCTCATCTCTCCCCAGCTCTACTGGTTCTCACTGCTCTGCAAGAAGGCAGCCCGGCTCTTTGACACTGCCAAAGCCAAAAAGAACGGTTAA
- the Tlcd3a gene encoding TLC domain-containing protein 3A isoform X2, with protein MLGGSVDEGGQAATTRGILRGARRARVHVLQGGPCTRPRRQTGDWAASRLDPAPAPARAYRGRRAGHAGERRGPAASAGGARVAAAGRGGRRLEIARAGRAASPEHAAQPAAALAPAPMLLTLASGALFFPGLFALSTWALRRSRPGWTDDDCLTVGTRLVSSVQAVLATGAGLIIICSCSDVVTDRSSAENLGTSLSAASSQQN; from the exons ATGCTCGGTGGATCGGTGGATGAGGGAGGGCAGGCGGCCACAACCCGCGGGATCCTCCGTGGCGCTCGTCGCGCCCGGGTGCACGTCCTGCAGGGAGGCCCCTGCACGCGCCCGCGGCGACAGACAGGGGACTGGGCAGCTTCACGACTAGACCCCGCCCCAGCTCCTGCCCGCGCCTATCGCGGCCGGCGCGCTGGTCACGCGGGGGAGCGCCGGGGGCCGGCGGCCAGTGCCGGCGGAGCCCGAGTGGCGGCGGCCGGGCGGGGCGGGAGGAGGTTAGAAATAGCGAGAGCGGGCCGCGCCGCCAGCCCCGAGCACGCTGCACAGCCAGCGGCCGCACTCGCACCCGCACCGATGCTGCTGACGCTGGCCAGCGGCGCGCTCTTCTTCCCGGGGCTCTTCGCGCTCAGCACCTGGGCGCTGCGCCGCTCGCGGCCGGGATGGACGGACGACGACTGCCTGACGGTCGGCACCAG GCTGGTGTCCTCGGTGCAGGCTGTGCTGGCCACCGGGGCGGGGCTCATCATCATCTGCTCCTGCAGCGACGTGGTCACAGACAG aAGCTCCGCGGAGAACTTGGGGACTTCTTTGTCGGCTGCATCTTCACAGCAGAACTGA
- the Tlcd3a gene encoding TLC domain-containing protein 3A isoform X3 has product MIYDCYAMYLCEWCRTRDQKLRRATIFRNFLIENRLMVTHHAVILFVLVPVSQKLRGELGDFFVGCIFTAELSTPFVSLGRVLIQMKQQHTLLYKVNGILTLTTFLFCRILLFPFMYWSYSQHKGISMLRVPFNIPLHCNVANAILISPQLYWFSLLCKKAARLFDTAKAKKNG; this is encoded by the exons ATGATCTATGACTGCTATGCCATGTACCTCTGCGAATGGTGCCGAACCAGAGACCAGAAACTCAGACGGGCCACCATTTTCCGGAACTTCCTGATTGAAAACCGCCTAATGGTCACGCATCATGCGGTCATCCTGTTTGTCCTTGTGCCTGTCTCACAG aAGCTCCGCGGAGAACTTGGGGACTTCTTTGTCGGCTGCATCTTCACAGCAGAACTGAGTACTCCGTTTGTGTCACTGGGCAGAGTTCTGATTcag ATGAAGCAGCAGCATACCCTCCTTTACAAGGTCAATGGAATCCTCACGCTGACCACCTTCCTCTTCTGCCGGATCCTTCTTTTCCCCTTCATGTACTGGTCCTACAGCCAACACAAAGGAATAAGCATGCTCCGAGTGCCATTTAATATTCCTCTGCACTGCAATGTGGCCAATGCCATCCTCATCTCTCCCCAGCTCTACTGGTTCTCACTGCTCTGCAAGAAGGCAGCCCGGCTCTTTGACACTGCCAAAGCCAAAAAGAACGGTTAA
- the Gemin4 gene encoding gem-associated protein 4 produces the protein MDLGPLNICEEMTILHGGFLMAEQLFHPKALAQVTKSDWEHVGQPIVEALKEISSATAHSQPFAWKKKALIIIWAKVLQPSPVSPSDTDTRWQEDVFFSVGNMIPTINHTVLFELLKSLEASGLFIQLLMALPTTICRSELQNFLEHMTIDTSSKDVAFFLDVWWEMMKHRGDQQDPLLSQFRMMAHKYLPSSDEFSHPPKRFKSDPDVGPTMPLLAMLLNGLKQIQKRILCLGMKCCALANLADMLSVFALMEDDPQEVSATMYLDKLATVISVWNSDTQNPYHQQALAEKVKEAERDVSLTSLAKLPGETVFMGFELMHNLLQEWGTELQDMLNSSQGTNYDTYRLCDSLTSFSQNLKLYLDTASMSKEERQVVCELAESVRDFLRKTSRVLNDKGLEDITASIAMAIIEQKMDRHMEMCYIFASEKKWAFSDEWVACLVNNRSLFREPDLVLSLLETVMEVITSNRVIPQSQIKQVTCLTLECYAELSLPDKNKVLSGVLHCWGPKGLSDRLSIYLEGFQEDLNTTFNQLAQSTSEQGLAKAVTSMARLVILYPEVVVKKMCSIAVTNLGTHRFLAQILTAFPALKFTETQGPKPHTSFMVSCLKETVWTKFSTPKEEKQFLELVSCLMNPVKPQGIPVAALLEPDEVLKEFVLPFLMLDMEEVGLSLKLFIQTLEASVSLEGYWLQTCSPFPLLFSLCRLLDSFSRFWQLPRETRCLPLDSKDLVTHILELLCEIVLANAETFSPDTWAKSLSWLHRKVDQLDWTVGLRLKSFFEGHFKCEVPATLFEICKLSEAQWTSQAHEGYGPGTGLLAWMECCSISSSVSEEMFSLLVVDVDNPEEVRLFSKGFLVALVQVMPWCSPQEWQYLQQLTRKLLEKQLLHVPYSLEYIQFVPLLNLRPFAQELQLSVLSLRAFQFLCSQSCCNWLPMDGWSHVVRLLCSSLTSILDAVRLIQSVGPWAQGQEGDLTQETLFVYTQMFCHVLHIMAMLPQEVCEPLYVLALEILTCYETLSKTNPSVGSLLQKVDEQRFLKSIAKNISPEERRQTLLQKINNF, from the exons ATGGACCTAG GCCCCTTGAATATCTGTGAGGAAATGACCATTTTGCATGGGGGCTTCTTGATGGCTGAACAGCTCTTCCATCCCAAAGCCCTGGCACAGGTGACAAAGTCAGACTGGGAGCATGTGGGGCAGCCCATTGTGGAGGCCTTGAAGGAGATCTCCTCAGCCACAGCACATTCCCAGCCATTTGCCTGGAAGAAGAAAGCACTGATCATCATCTGGGCGAAGGTTCTTCAGCCCTCTCCTGTCAGCCCTTCTGACACCGATACTCGATGGCAGGAAGATGTGTTCTTCTCCGTGGGTAACATGATCCCTACCATCAACCACACCGTCCTTTTTGAGCTGCTTAAGTCTCTGGAAGCTTCTGGACTCTTCATTCAGCTCCTCATGGCCCTGCCTACCACCATCTGCCGCTCAGAACTGCAGAACTTTCTGGAACACATGACTATTGACACTTCTTCCAAGGATGTAGCCTTCTTCCTGGATGTCTGGTGGGAGATGATGAAGCACCGGGGTGACCAGCAGGACCCCTTGCTTTCCCAGTTCAGGATGATGGCCCATAAATACCTGCCATCTTCAGATGAGTTCTCCCATCCTCCAAAGAGGTTTAAGTCTGACCCAGATGTAGGTCCTACCATGCCGCTGTTGGCCATGCTGCTTAATGGGCTGAAGCAAATCCAAAAGAGAATCCTGTGCCTCGGGATGAAGTGTTGTGCGTTAGCTAACTTGGCTGACATGCTGAGTGTCTTTGCACTGATGGAGGATGACCCCCAGGAGGTATCTGCCACCATGTACCTAGACAAGCTAGCCACGGTGATCTCGGTATGGAATTCGGACACCCAGAACCCATACCATCAACAGGCCCTAGCTGAGAAGGTCAAGGAGGCAGAACGGGACGTGAGCCTCACCTCACTGGCCAAACTCCCCGGTGAGACTGTGTTCATGGGGTTTGAACTTATGCACAACCTGCTGCAGGAGTGGGGTACAGAGCTGCAGGACATGCTCAACAGCAGTCAGGGGACAAATTATGACACCTACCGGCTGTGTGACAGTCTGACTTCCTTCAGCCAGAACTTGAAGCTCTACCTGGACACTGCCAGCATGTCcaaggaggagaggcaggtggtctGTGAACTAGCCGAGAGtgtcagggacttcctgagaaaAACCAGCAGAGTGCTGAATGACAAGGGCCTCGAGGACATTACCGCCTCCATTGCCATGGCCATCATTGAGCAGAAGATGGACCGGCACATGGAAATGTGCTACATTTTTGCTTCTGAGAAAAAGTGGGCCTTTTCAGATGAGTGGGTTGCCTGCCTGGTTAACAACAGGTCTCTCTTCAGAGAACCAGACTTGGTCTTGAGTCTGCTGGAAACAGTGATGGAAGTCATCACATCTAACAGGGTTATTCCCCAGTCTCAGATCAAGCAGGTGACCTGCTTGACCTTGGAGTGCTATGCAGAGCTCTCCCTACCAGACAAAAATAAAGTCCTTTCTGGTGTCTTGCATTGTTGGGGGCCAAAGGGCCTCTCAGACAGATTGTCTATTTACTTGGAGGGTTTCCAGGAAGACCTCAACACAACGTTTAACCAGCTAGCACAGAGCACCTCTGAACAGGGTCTGGCGAAAGCAGTGACCTCCATGGCCCGCCTGGTGATCCTCTATCCAGAAGTCGTGGTGAAGAAGATGTGCAGCATAGCTGTGACCAATCTGGGCACTCATAGGTTCCTGGCCCAGATTCTCACTGCCTTCCCTGCCCTGAAGTTCACAGAAACACAAGGGCCAAAGCCACATACCAGTTTCATGGTGTCTTGCCTCAAAGAAACTGTCTGGACAAAGTTCTCTacacccaaagaagagaagcagtTTCTGGAGCTGGTGAGCTGCCTGATGAATCCTGTGAAACCACAGGGGATTCcagttgctgctcttctggagccTGATGAGGTGCTGAAGGAGTTTGTCCTGCCGTTCTTGATGCTGGACATGGAGGAGGTAGGCCTGAGTCTGAAGCTCTTCATCCAGACCCTTGAAGCCAGTGTGAGCTTAGAGGGGTATTGGCTGCAAACCTGCTCCCCATTCCCGCTGCTCTTCAGCTTGTGCCGGCTCCTGGACAGCTTCAGCAGGTTCTGGCAGCTCCCCCGGGAGACACGCTGCCTCCCTCTGGACAGCAAGGATCTGGTGACCCACATCCTGGAGCTCCTCTGTGAGATTGTGCTGGCCAATGCAGAGACCTTCTCCCCAGACACCTGGGCCAAGTCCCTGTCCTGGCTCCACCGCAAGGTAGACCAGCTAGACTGGACTGTGGGCCTGAGACTAAAGAGCTTCTTTGAAGGACACTTCAAGTGTGAGGTGCCGGCCACCCTTTTTGAGATCTGTAAGCTCTCTGAGGCCCAGTGGACCTCACAAGCCCATGAAGGCTATGGGCCTGGCACGGGGCTTCTCGCCTGGATGGAGTGCTGCTCCATCTCCAGCAGTGTCTCCGAAGAGATGTTCTCCCTCTTAGTGGTGGATGTGGACAATCCTGAGGAGGTCAGGTTATTTAGCAAGGGCTTTCTGGTGGCCCTGGTACAAGTCATGCCTTGGTGTAGTCCCCAGGAATGGCAGTACCTGCAGCAGCTGACCAGGAAGCTGCTGGAGAAACAGCTTCTTCACGTCCCTTACAGCCTCGAGTATATTCAGTTTGTTCCCCTGCTCAACCTGAGGCCCTTCGCCCAGGAGCTCCAACTCTCCGTCCTCTCCTTGAGAGCTTTCCAGTTTCTCTGCAGCCAGAGCTGTTGTAACTGGCTTCCTATGGACGGTTGGAGCCATGTGGTCAGACTCCTCTGTAGCAGTCTGACCAGTATCCTGGATGCAGTCAGGTTGATACAGTCGGTGGGCCCCTGGGCCCAGGGACAGGAAGGGGACTTGACTCAGGAAACCTTGTTTGTGTATACCCAGATGTTCTGTCATGTTCTGCACATCATGGCCATGCTTCCCCAGGAGGTCTGTGAGCCCCTGTACGTGCTGGCTTTGGAAATCCTTACCTGCTATGAAACCCTAAGCAAGACCAACCCTTCTGTGGGCTCCTTGCTCCAGAAGGTCGATGAGCAGCGTTTCCTAAAGTCTATCGCTAAGAACATTAGCCCCGAGGAGCGGCGCCAGACCTTGCTACAAAAGATCAACAACTTCTGA
- the LOC118589324 gene encoding diazepam-binding inhibitor-like 5, which translates to MSQVEFEMACASLKQLKGPVSDQEKLLVYSFYKQATQGDCNIPVPPATDVRAKAKWEAWNVNKGMSKMDAMRIYIAKVEELKKKEPC; encoded by the coding sequence ATGAGCCAAGTGGAATTTGAAATGGCCTGCGCTTCCCTCAAACAGCTGAAGGGTCCCGTGAGCGATCAGGAGAAACTGCTGGTGTACAGCTTCTACAAGCAGGCCACCCAGGGCGACTGTAACATCCCTGTCCCACCGGCCACAGATGTGAGAGCAAAGGCCAAATGGGAGGCGTGGAATGTGAACAAAGGGATGTCCAAGATGGATGCCATGAGGATCTACATTGCCAAAGTGGAAGAGCTGAAGAAAAAGGAGCCTTGCTAA